One window of the Magnolia sinica isolate HGM2019 chromosome 19, MsV1, whole genome shotgun sequence genome contains the following:
- the LOC131235512 gene encoding protein RMD5 homolog: MELSTIKDAFDRVSKKQKLSSSKTQEVIDQVGREIEHALSRMQSAQDAGLATDQKTILTELNSKLNEIGPINQIEGSQKELNIGLSKYAKLLEKSFIMDISKAYRNVDFDVHTVNQIIAAHLYRQGLFDLGDCFVNEADEPEATSLKSPFVEMYQILEAMRSRNLGRALAWAAANRAMLLQNGSTLELKLHRLQFVEILQKGSQSDALKYIRTFLAPFAKMHMPEIQKLTICLLWAGRLERSPYANFLSPTHWERLSEELTQQFCSLLGQSYESPLSVAVAAGVQGLPTLLKLANVMATKKQEWLAMKQLPVPVDLGPEFQFHSIFVCPVSRDQGSEENPPMLMPCGHVLCKQSIVKLSKSSTRVFKCPYCPNEATVTQCKQLYF; the protein is encoded by the coding sequence atggagctCAGTACCATTAAAGATGCATTTGACCGAGTTTCCAAGAAGCAGAAGCTGTCTTCTTCCAAAACGCAGGAGGTGATTGACCAGGTTGGCCGTGAAATTGAACATGCACTGTCGAGAATGCAGTCGGCGCAAGATGCAGGGTTAGCCACTGATCAGAAGACCATTCTCACAGAACTGAACAGCAAGCTGAATGAGATTGGCCCGATCAATCAGATTGAAGGGTCACAGAAGGAGTTGAATATTGGGTTGAGTAAATATGCCAAGCTGCTCGAGAAATCCTTCATTATGGACATTTCCAAGGCGTACCGGAATGTGGACTTTGATGTCCACACAGTGAACCAGATCATTGCTGCCCACCTATACAGGCAGGGCCTGTTTGATCTCGGTGACTGCTTTGTGAACGAGGCTGACGAGCCAGAGGCGACTTCCCTGAAATCTCCATTTGTGGAGATGTATCAAATACTTGAGGCAATGAGATCCAGGAATCTGGGACGTGCACTGGCTTGGGCGGCTGCTAATCGTGCCATGCTCCTGCAGAACGGATCGACCCTCGAGCTGAAGCTCCACCGGCTGCAGTTTGTGGAGATACTGCAGAAGGGAAGCCAAAGCGATGCTCTGAAGTACATTAGGACATTCCTGGCCCCATTTGCTAAAATGCACATGCCCGAGATACAAAAGCTCACAATCTGCCTTTTGTGGGCGGGTCGTCTCGAGCGCTCTCCATATGCTAATTTCCTGTCCCCGACGCATTGGGAGAGGCTGTCTGAGGAGCTGACACAGCAGTTCTGCAGTCTTTTGGGCCAGTCTTATGAGAGCCCGCTCAGTGTGGCTGTGGCGGCCGGTGTCCAAGGGTTGCCTACGTTGCTGAAGCTGGCGAATGTGATGGCTACGAAGAAGCAAGAATGGCTGGCGATGAAGCAGCTGCCAGTGCCTGTGGACTTGGGCCCTGAGTTCCAGTTTCACTCGATCTTTGTGTGCCCCGTCTCGCGTGATCAAGGGAGCGAGGAGAACCCACCAATGCTGATGCCGTGTGGCCATGTGCTGTGCAAGCAATCGATCGTGAAGCTGTCAAAGAGCAGCACACGTGTGTTCAAGTGCCCATACTGCCCGAACGAGGCCACCGTCACTCAGTGTAAGCAGCTGTACTTCTGA